From a region of the Oncorhynchus keta strain PuntledgeMale-10-30-2019 chromosome 13, Oket_V2, whole genome shotgun sequence genome:
- the LOC118375091 gene encoding leukotriene B4 receptor 1-like isoform X1 produces MIKSSISSPTCFTSLSVCLALPLCLLIPTLRMESTAWNTTTYFSTDSSAPNPSIPYSVGISFLLVAMALGLPGNLLVVWTILFRLSRRSITSLLILQLAAADALVLLSAPFFIHQLFKARVWEFGEIMCKLLHYVCGINMYLSILLITLMGVDRLHGVLRPFWSQRVRTKSRLFPIMGVVWALASVLPTPQLVYRQVRKGECTTHHPGPAHQVFHYSLETVTAFLVPFSIMTFCYLRIAHALASSRSHWHHRSYRKTNRLITLIVVTFALLWAPYHLVNILQVGAVLSGSSTDLLGFCLRARTVVIAVAYLSSAVNPLLYTMAGSSLTIYGSSSRCLGGVAQLLEGTASNMDMPSVRAKHDGSGREKDKEDWGGGKPEGEVEEMTMVPGKREVEDEEAEQEKEMTIVPGKEEGN; encoded by the exons ATGATAAAATCATCCATTTCCTCCCCCACTTGTTTTacgtctctctcggtctgtctcgctctccctctctgtctcttgatTCCGACTCTCAGGATGGAATCCACAGCATGGAATACCACCACCTACTTCTCTACAGACTCATCCGCTCCCAACCCCTCCATCCCTTATTCTGTTGGAATCTCCTTTCTCCTGGTTGCTATGGCCTTGGGTCTCCCCGGAAACCTCCTAGTGGTTTGGACCATACTATTCCGCCTGAGTCGCCGTTCCATCACGTCCCTCTTAATCCTCCAGCTAGCGGCCGCTGACGCACTCGTGCTGCTCTCCGCACCCTTCTTTATTCACCAGCTCTTCAAGGCCAGAGTCTGGGAGTTTGGAGAGATAATGTGTAAGCTCCTGCATTATGTCTGTGGCATTAACATGTACCTCAGCATCCTATTGATTACCTTGATGGGGGTCGACCGACTCCATGGCGTGCTACGCCCTTTCTGGTCCCAGCGCGTCCGGACGAAGTCGAGGCTCTTTCCCATCATGGGTGTGGTGTGGGCGCTGGCTTCAGTGCTGCCCACTCCTCAGCTTGTGTACCGCCAGGTCCGAAAGGGGGAGTGTACCACGCATCACCCCGGGCCCGCCCACCAG gtgttcCACTATTCCCTAGAAACAGTTACTGCGTTCCTGGTCCCCTTCAGCATCATGACGTTCTGCTACTTACGCATCGCTCATGCCTTAGCATCCAGCCGTTCCCACTGGCACCACCGCTCCTACAGGAAGACCAACCGCCTCATCACACTGATAGTCGTGACTTTTGCCCTCTTGTGGGCTCCGTACCACCTGGTCAACATCCTGCAA GTGGGGGCCGTTCTCTCCGGGTCTTCCACGGATTTGCTGGGGTTCTGTCTGAGAGCTAGGACAGTGGTCATAGCTGTAGCTTACCTCAGCAGTGCTGTCAACCCTCTGCTCTATACCATGGCTGGCTCCTCCCTCACAATCTACGGCTCCTCCTCCAGGTGTTTGGGGGGCGTGGCACAGCTGCTTGAGGGCACGGCCTCCAACATGGACATGCCCAGCGTGAGAGCAAAGCATGATGGTAGcggtagagagaaagacaaggaggACTGGGGAGGTGGGAAACCAGAGGGAGAGGTTGAAGAGATGACAATGGTTCCAGGGAAAAGAGAGGTGGAGGACGAGGAGGCAGAACAAGAAAAAGAGATGACAATAGTTCCAGGAAAAGAGGAGGGAAACTAA
- the LOC118375091 gene encoding leukotriene B4 receptor 1-like isoform X3, translating into MIKSSISSPTCFTSLSVCLALPLCLLIPTLRMESTAWNTTTYFSTDSSAPNPSIPYSVGISFLLVAMALGLPGNLLVVWTILFRLSRRSITSLLILQLAAADALVLLSAPFFIHQLFKARVWEFGEIMCKLLHYVCGINMYLSILLITLMGVDRLHGVLRPFWSQRVRTKSRLFPIMGVVWALASVLPTPQLVYRQVRKGECTTHHPGPAHQVFHYSLETVTAFLVPFSIMTFCYLRIAHALASSRSHWHHRSYRKTNRLITLIVVTFALLWAPYHLVNILQVGIYIKGSEYLCGGRSLRVFHGFAGVLSES; encoded by the exons ATGATAAAATCATCCATTTCCTCCCCCACTTGTTTTacgtctctctcggtctgtctcgctctccctctctgtctcttgatTCCGACTCTCAGGATGGAATCCACAGCATGGAATACCACCACCTACTTCTCTACAGACTCATCCGCTCCCAACCCCTCCATCCCTTATTCTGTTGGAATCTCCTTTCTCCTGGTTGCTATGGCCTTGGGTCTCCCCGGAAACCTCCTAGTGGTTTGGACCATACTATTCCGCCTGAGTCGCCGTTCCATCACGTCCCTCTTAATCCTCCAGCTAGCGGCCGCTGACGCACTCGTGCTGCTCTCCGCACCCTTCTTTATTCACCAGCTCTTCAAGGCCAGAGTCTGGGAGTTTGGAGAGATAATGTGTAAGCTCCTGCATTATGTCTGTGGCATTAACATGTACCTCAGCATCCTATTGATTACCTTGATGGGGGTCGACCGACTCCATGGCGTGCTACGCCCTTTCTGGTCCCAGCGCGTCCGGACGAAGTCGAGGCTCTTTCCCATCATGGGTGTGGTGTGGGCGCTGGCTTCAGTGCTGCCCACTCCTCAGCTTGTGTACCGCCAGGTCCGAAAGGGGGAGTGTACCACGCATCACCCCGGGCCCGCCCACCAG gtgttcCACTATTCCCTAGAAACAGTTACTGCGTTCCTGGTCCCCTTCAGCATCATGACGTTCTGCTACTTACGCATCGCTCATGCCTTAGCATCCAGCCGTTCCCACTGGCACCACCGCTCCTACAGGAAGACCAACCGCCTCATCACACTGATAGTCGTGACTTTTGCCCTCTTGTGGGCTCCGTACCACCTGGTCAACATCCTGCAAGTGGGCATATatattaaagggtctgaatacttat GTGGGGGCCGTTCTCTCCGGGTCTTCCACGGATTTGCTGGGGTTCTGTCTGAGAGCTAG
- the LOC118375089 gene encoding leukotriene B4 receptor 1-like: MASDLSISAAPPSSPPPLLSPPLLSHQSNQIGISILVLAFVFGFPGNLFVVWSVLCRVRHRSVTCLLVLNLAVADALVLLSSPLFLRFLAGGRGWEFGAVACKMVHYLCCVNMNVSIYLISLMSLDRWLAVARPFLAQRMRTKKTLMAVLLGIWVLAFVLALPMAFYRSNLKLHMNSSVTVCMSYHWKSVGHQVFQYLFETVLGFFLPFTFIIVCYTSVISGLRRAMFQHKGRGNRLILLIIGTFALFWLPYHVVNILQVIGLLGGNDTLFKAAAVARPNVTALAFLSSSVNPVLYVFAGSSHIRQAGLSFMAKLFEGTNIEGGTSASFTRSTKSSRSGSSAPLSLKLGRSGKGKGKEGDGNSVTELQEAEVKVKSKPELKTLTSNDQLE; this comes from the exons ATGGCGTCAGACCTCTCCATCTCCGCTGCACCCCCCagctcccctccacctctcctctcgcctcctctcctttctcaccAGTCAAACCAGATCGGCATCTCCATCCTGGTCCTAGCATTCGTCTTCGGTTTCCCCGGTAACCTATTTGTTGTGTGGTCGGTGCTGTGCCGTGTGAGGCATCGGTCAGTTACCTGCCTGCTCGTCTTAAACCTCGCTGTGGCCGACGCGTTGGTGTTGCTAAGCTCCCCGCTTTTCCTGCGCTTCCTGGCAGGCGGACGAGGCTGGGAGTTCGGGGCGGTGGCCTGTAAAATGGTACACTACCTGTGCTGTGTCAACATGAACGTGTCCATCTACCTGATCAGCCTGATGAGCTTGGATCGCTGGCTGGCCGTGGCAAGGCCATTCCTGGCCCAAAGGATGAGGACCAAGAAAACCCTGATGGCTGTTCTACTGGGGATCTGGGTGCTGGCTTTCGTCTTGGCACTGCCCATGGCCTTCTATCGCAG taACCTGAAGCTGCACATGAACAGCTCCGTGACCGTCTGCATGTCGTACCACTGGAAAAGTGTGGGTCACCAGGTGTTCCAGTACCTGTTTGAGACCGTCCTGGGCTTCTTCCTCCCCTTCACTTTCATCATCGTCTGCTACACCTCCGTCATCTCTGGACTACGCAGGGCCATGTTCCAGCACAAGGGACGGGGAAACCGtctcatcctcctcatcatcgGCACCTTCGCTCTCTTCTGGCTGCCCTACCACGTGGTCAACATCTTACAG gtgattgGTCTACTTGGTGGTAACGACACTCTGTTTAAAGCGGCCGCGGTGGCCCGTCCCAACGTCACAGCGCTCGCTTTCCTGAGCAGCAGCGTGAACCCTGTGCTGTACGTGTTCGCTGGCAGCTCCCACATCCGCCAGGCCGGCCTCAGCTTCATGGCCAAGCTCTTCGAGGGCACCAACATTGAGGGAGGGACCTCTGCCTCCTTTACCCGCAGCACGAAGTCCAGCCGGAGTGGTTCCTCGGCCCCGCTGTCACTCAAGCTGGGGCGGtcggggaaggggaaggggaaggagggggatggGAATAGTGTGACGGAGCTGCAGGAAGCTGAGGTCAAGGTTAAGTCCAAGCCGGAGCTCAAGACTTTGACCTCCAATGATCAGTTGGAGTAG
- the LOC118375091 gene encoding leukotriene B4 receptor 1-like isoform X2, which translates to MESTAWNTTTYFSTDSSAPNPSIPYSVGISFLLVAMALGLPGNLLVVWTILFRLSRRSITSLLILQLAAADALVLLSAPFFIHQLFKARVWEFGEIMCKLLHYVCGINMYLSILLITLMGVDRLHGVLRPFWSQRVRTKSRLFPIMGVVWALASVLPTPQLVYRQVRKGECTTHHPGPAHQVFHYSLETVTAFLVPFSIMTFCYLRIAHALASSRSHWHHRSYRKTNRLITLIVVTFALLWAPYHLVNILQVGAVLSGSSTDLLGFCLRARTVVIAVAYLSSAVNPLLYTMAGSSLTIYGSSSRCLGGVAQLLEGTASNMDMPSVRAKHDGSGREKDKEDWGGGKPEGEVEEMTMVPGKREVEDEEAEQEKEMTIVPGKEEGN; encoded by the exons ATGGAATCCACAGCATGGAATACCACCACCTACTTCTCTACAGACTCATCCGCTCCCAACCCCTCCATCCCTTATTCTGTTGGAATCTCCTTTCTCCTGGTTGCTATGGCCTTGGGTCTCCCCGGAAACCTCCTAGTGGTTTGGACCATACTATTCCGCCTGAGTCGCCGTTCCATCACGTCCCTCTTAATCCTCCAGCTAGCGGCCGCTGACGCACTCGTGCTGCTCTCCGCACCCTTCTTTATTCACCAGCTCTTCAAGGCCAGAGTCTGGGAGTTTGGAGAGATAATGTGTAAGCTCCTGCATTATGTCTGTGGCATTAACATGTACCTCAGCATCCTATTGATTACCTTGATGGGGGTCGACCGACTCCATGGCGTGCTACGCCCTTTCTGGTCCCAGCGCGTCCGGACGAAGTCGAGGCTCTTTCCCATCATGGGTGTGGTGTGGGCGCTGGCTTCAGTGCTGCCCACTCCTCAGCTTGTGTACCGCCAGGTCCGAAAGGGGGAGTGTACCACGCATCACCCCGGGCCCGCCCACCAG gtgttcCACTATTCCCTAGAAACAGTTACTGCGTTCCTGGTCCCCTTCAGCATCATGACGTTCTGCTACTTACGCATCGCTCATGCCTTAGCATCCAGCCGTTCCCACTGGCACCACCGCTCCTACAGGAAGACCAACCGCCTCATCACACTGATAGTCGTGACTTTTGCCCTCTTGTGGGCTCCGTACCACCTGGTCAACATCCTGCAA GTGGGGGCCGTTCTCTCCGGGTCTTCCACGGATTTGCTGGGGTTCTGTCTGAGAGCTAGGACAGTGGTCATAGCTGTAGCTTACCTCAGCAGTGCTGTCAACCCTCTGCTCTATACCATGGCTGGCTCCTCCCTCACAATCTACGGCTCCTCCTCCAGGTGTTTGGGGGGCGTGGCACAGCTGCTTGAGGGCACGGCCTCCAACATGGACATGCCCAGCGTGAGAGCAAAGCATGATGGTAGcggtagagagaaagacaaggaggACTGGGGAGGTGGGAAACCAGAGGGAGAGGTTGAAGAGATGACAATGGTTCCAGGGAAAAGAGAGGTGGAGGACGAGGAGGCAGAACAAGAAAAAGAGATGACAATAGTTCCAGGAAAAGAGGAGGGAAACTAA